A genomic segment from Leptolyngbya boryana PCC 6306 encodes:
- a CDS encoding PHP domain-containing protein has protein sequence MAAYLAPGSIVDVPAAQDAVALRKVFASLTAESCPRTYNFHMHTKHSDGQLVPEALAQQAIDLSLQGFAITDHHQISGNQAAQRYLKAQQALGFAVPQLWTGTEITARLLDTEVHILGFAFNPGHSAIASYFTGVAPQGDRAHAVNVVGAIQQAGGIAVLAHPARYRRSADELIPAAAMIGIDGVETFYAYNNPKPWTPSPKETYRVAKLQSQYQLLSTCGTDTHGMSLLQRL, from the coding sequence ATGGCTGCTTATCTTGCTCCCGGTTCGATTGTAGACGTTCCAGCCGCGCAAGATGCGGTGGCTCTCAGAAAGGTGTTTGCTTCGTTGACAGCGGAAAGCTGTCCGCGTACTTATAACTTCCATATGCATACCAAGCATTCAGATGGGCAGTTAGTTCCTGAAGCGTTGGCGCAACAGGCGATCGATTTGTCTCTCCAAGGGTTTGCAATTACGGATCACCATCAGATCTCTGGAAATCAAGCGGCTCAGCGTTATTTGAAGGCGCAGCAGGCTTTGGGATTTGCGGTTCCCCAGTTATGGACGGGAACGGAAATTACGGCTAGATTGCTCGATACGGAAGTTCATATTTTAGGGTTTGCGTTTAATCCAGGGCATTCTGCGATCGCATCTTATTTTACGGGGGTTGCTCCCCAAGGCGATCGTGCTCATGCAGTGAATGTGGTTGGGGCAATTCAACAAGCAGGCGGCATCGCAGTTTTGGCGCATCCAGCTCGATATCGTCGATCGGCAGATGAATTAATTCCGGCGGCGGCAATGATTGGCATCGATGGCGTGGAAACGTTCTACGCCTACAACAATCCAAAGCCTTGGACTCCTAGCCCGAAGGAAACTTACCGAGTTGCAAAGCTGCAATCTCAGTATCAGTTGCTCAGTACCTGTGGGACAGATACACATGGCATGAGCTTATTGCAGAGATTGTAG